One window of the Anopheles cruzii chromosome 2, idAnoCruzAS_RS32_06, whole genome shotgun sequence genome contains the following:
- the LOC128269360 gene encoding rho GDP-dissociation inhibitor 1, translating to MSTEKAVNPAEVEQEEHDTNYQPPPQKTIEEIMAADAEDESLRKYKEALLGQAQVEKIIFDDSDPRKVIVKKLALVAADRDPMELDLTGDLTKLKKNVFVIKEGIQYKIRIDFVVQREIVHGLKYVQKTYRMGVPVDKMVQMVGSYPPKKEIQSYTTPFEEAPSGMMARGTYSVTSLFTDDDKNEHLKWDWSFEIKKDWQ from the exons ATGTCTACGGAAAAGGCAGTCAACCCGGCCGAGGTGGAGCAGGAGGAACACGATACCAACTaccagccaccgccacagaAGACGATCGAGGAAATAATGGCGGCCGACGCGGAGGACGAAAGTTTGCGAAAGTACAaggaagcgctgctcgggcAGGCTCAGGTGGAAAAGATTATTTTCG ACGATTCCGATCCGCGGAAAGTGATCGTGAAGAAGCTAGCCCTCGTTGCCGCTGACCGCGATCCGATGGAGCTCGATCTGACGGGAGATTTGACGAAGCTTAAAAAGAAC GTGTTTGTTATCAAGGAAGGCATCCAGTACAAGATTCGAATCGATTTCGTTGTCCAGCGGGAGATCGTGCACGGGCTGAAGTATGTGCAGAAAACCTACCGAATGGGAGTGCCAG TCGACAAAATGGTACAAATGGTCGGTTCGTATCCACCAAAGAAGGAAATCCAGAGCTACACGACCCCGTTCGAGGAGGCACCCTCCGGCATGATGGCCCGCGGTACCTACTCCGTCACGTCCCtcttcaccgacgacgacaagaaCGAGCACCTCAAGTGGGACTGGAGCTTTGAGATAAAAAAAGACTGGCAGTAA